Below is a genomic region from Fundulus heteroclitus isolate FHET01 chromosome 5, MU-UCD_Fhet_4.1, whole genome shotgun sequence.
CGTTAAGAAGACACAAAAAGGAGTTCCCAAAGACCAGCACACAAGGATGCACCTCCACAAAACCGAGCCTCAGCATTTAGGTTCATACCATTCCGATGACGTCCCTGATGGCGAAGTACTTCTCTGTGAGGTCTCCCGCCTCCGAGAGAGGGGCGTCGTAGTCGTAGCTGGTGGGCTGCGCGCCGTACGGAGAGTTCGCGCCTGAGAGCATTGAAACGCCGCGTCAGTGCCTCAGGAGATGATGCAGGACATacaggttttattttcaaagtgcGCCTACCATTCCAGTAGCCAAAGTTCGAACCGCCTATGAACATGTACCTGCCGgggagacataaaaaaaaaaaaacgtttgtacTTAAAGGTCCTGATTTAAAAGTGTTGGTAGAGTTATTTAACACTATGAGAACATTTTAGCGGTGCAAAGATAAACCTTCTTCACAGCAACGGACTGAATGCGGACTCAAACCAAGACGATTCTGACGCTGCCTTGATCTGTTTTAAGGTCAGCTCCTTACCCGAAAGCATCTGTGCACCTAAATCCAGGACAGACCCACCGCAGTCTGCAGTTTTGAGAGGATTCCACAAACTCATAAAAAGTGACTAAACGTTGGCTTCAACTTAAATAATTGATACCATGTTACAAATGTGCCAGCTTACATTCAAACCGGACCTTTTTTCGGTTCCTTGTGAGGTCCAGTATGACTGCGTTACACATGCATGGGTGTTTGTTACATGGCGCCCTTGTGACACGTATAAACCAGCATTTTACGGCGGTTTGAGTAACGCATCGTGTGCCGTTAGGGTACTGCTACAGCCGTGTGCTAACCAGAAAAACTGCAGATTGTGAACCCTTTCATTTCAGCTTTAAGTCTTCAGCCCAGGTGCAGAACAGTTTTCTCCCTTTTCCACACTGCACAAGCAGATGCACAGCTGACTGGGAACATTTCCACTGCTGAAAGTCCATAGGCCGGCACCatatcaggaaaaaatacatatacTTGGAATATGATTGCTGAAAATTGGAAATGATGTTTATGATaattacagatgtttttttttgccgttaCACAATGTCCCCAACAGTCTGAGATTTAGCGTCTGTGTCTAAAAACGACGAGGCGTGGGAATAGAGGCCAGTTAGAGTCCATCCAAGACACCAAATATATTCCTGATCTACAAAGTGTGAATGCATGAAATCTGACATAAAACGATCCACCAAATACTGGAAGTCCTTTCTGAATGAAATACAATGACATTTTATCAGTCTGTAAAAAGTTTTCAATACTTCTTTTGATCGTCTTTTCCCCCCTATTATTTCatacttttaataaaacattggtCGTTTCTTCTGTACACTTGTAAATTCACAGGATAAAGGTCAAGGGTCAAGGGTCAAGGGCTCCATCCATGCTGGACTCACGTCCCTAAACTGAACATTTCCAGTCAGGGGCTGCTTGTCTAAAATGACCTACGGGGGCCTGTGTTCACTCACAGGTTAACATTTGCTTCTACAGCCAGCATCTGGCTGAGGGACTTGGCCACAGCAGCGGATGACACGACAGAGTGACGGGATCCCCAGTGGTCCAGCCAGCCGGTGTAAAACTCAGAGTtcacctgtggaaaaaaaaaaaagcaattaaaaaaaaagaagctttgcCAGGTGGGTTACTCTTATGACAGGCGCAAGCGTGGGGAGAGACGCCTACCAAAGGTCCTTGAGGTTCGGCCTGCCGCTGTGCTCCAAAGGCAGCAGTTATATTCGCACCTAGCAGAGGGAGAAGGCACAGAAGAGCAACGTCTTGTGACTTCTGACTAATCTAAAATGTGGCAATGAGTcagcagagacacacaaaaCCAGAGACCCAAGTCACGGTGAGCATTCGTGCAAAACTGTCGGGCTCCTTAAATACCTTAAATCTGAAATGTGATGCCTTTTACAGGAAGAGGCTATTCGCTGTGACCTGCAGAGTAGTGAAGCTTACCAGGACCAAAGTCTACGGTGGCGTAGAGGCCTTGGATGGAGCCACATTTGAGGTAATTCACCCCGGCCCCATCTGTGGTGAACAGCACCACCTCGTCTCCCAGGTGGGCTCTGAACAGTGTGGTCAGGTGACGCATGTAGTTGTAGTCACAGGTAAAGTAGCTGCCATACTCATTCTCCACCTGTTGATAAAGGACGCGTGTCAACGCTTGTTCTTATGAGGCTAAATCCCGTTTGGATGTTTGATGTCCGCCTCTCCTCACTAATTGGCAACCTGGTAAATGTGTCAAAATCAGTAAACGTGCATGGTCTTTGCCAACCCTGATGTCTGAGAGAAACAGACCTGACTCATCTCGTATTTACACCTAAAGGAAACAAGAATCTTAGCACTTTCaataaaaagggtcaataaaaggttcaatagaacagttttccttccttttgcattctagccaatcatgtaggtCAGTCATTATACCctaccaaccaatcacaaacacagacccaagAACAAAGAGCTGTCCCCTTCAAAGaattcagagagcacgcgttttatttttagtttttaaaaacctacagttttggtaaaactttttttgaataaaggggttgagtttgaattcagtgtttgtgagttctgtatctaaaaagccacaacataaaatgaccagggctgcacttaaaatatatgctttgaactttttgataattatcggtatcgatcaatatgatttctattttaatgcTATGCCTTTTTTCTAcattgtccagccctattacTGTATATCTGAATGATTTACACTCccaatccagagtcaaatttctcatatgtgtacacatagtctgatttcatttaaaaaaataaagctgccTAACGTGgcacgacccccccccccccccccttattaaataaacattctcagatgaatttatttatttattacacacGTTTACCAGGGCCACCAACAAGTTTGAAGCGGGTTGTCTAATGAAAACCATCGGGGTACGAGCCGAGAGAAACGAGTCCGGGCGTCACGGCTCACCTGCACAGTGATGATGGGGCCACCGTTCTGATAGAGGTAAGGCTTCATCATGGGTAACAGCTTCCCCATCCATTTATCTACGGCTGCAATGTAATCTGGAGAACACACAAACCACAGCGTTGTGCTTTCCTGCTGTAGGAAATACTTCCTGCCTTCGCTCCGTCACTCGACGTCCGTTTACCACTTACCCGGGTCAGACGATCGCAGCACAATGTTCTTCTTGTTGAGAAGCCAGGCAGGCAGACCACCCTAGTTGGCAGAGTAAGATAAAAAATTAGAaatgctaaaaagaaaaatttaccCACCGCTTACTAACATTGTAGTTTAATCTAAATTAGAGAGGAGCTGAGTTTGCACCACCTTAGCTATCAATGAACACTGCTCATTATGAGGACATTGGTTTGTAAAGATATTCATACCActtagcatttttttctgtatttcatcACACTACAACTGTAAACTTCAATCTATTTAACAAGTTTTCATGGGATCCTTCCATCCCTTCTGACCCCATACTTTCACAAAGAACATCAACTTTAACATGTTACAGTCTATAATTAAATACtcctttgtgttgatctattaCATAAAGTACACAGGACTGGGCGATAAATCactttaatcgattaatttgaatttacaatttacTAAGAAATACCTTTTGGAAAACCGGAACTTTATTTtgcaaatacattcattgggcttccatgaagagaatagcagcaatgctgaatatgtgtttaggcaaatatattgtcaaattactgtaaagaagaaaaaaatgtttgaccatAGGACAAAACACaggtaatttattaatttactttgtTAAAGTTAGTTTGTTACACAACTGAAgggaagcctgttcttagctcattgcgTAATACCACCAGCAGCAAACAGTTAGTCATATTATCATTGTTTATAaaggccgccatcttgttttacaagcatgcttcacagcttgtatttagttgcaccctgaattcaggtcaactcccaaaCGAAATGctagacataaaagcaagtttaaaattatttttttttatttctttttttggaatgaaaaaaagggaaaaaaatatcgaTTAATGggatttggtaaaataaaatctgagattttatttttaagtcatATATCCTAGACCCAAAAGTACATCAACATTTGCGGTTATAATGTGGCaaattgttaataataataatgatgataataataataataataataataataataataataataataataataatagctcaAGCAGTATGAATGCTGGCATCACCATACAGAACATGACAGGAAAATTTAATCTGTAGtataaaagcataaatatgCTTGGATGCAATAATGTCACAGGATGGAGCAGGCAGAAAGTTTTACTAGGAAACAAATAGGggctaaataaatgtttagaaatgtattttcatCCATAAAAATACATGGATGAAAATACATGGGCTAATAACATGGGCTCCTTCAATCATGCCAAGAGCAGCTGCGACTGGAAAAGTTTGTGGCTGACAGAAAAGTGCCAGTCATCGAGGGCCAAAGGTTGCAGGACGCCAGATGATTTAGTACTTTGGATGTTAATTTCAGACGATTACAGGCAATACGAAAAAACAAAGAGCgattaataaatcaattaataaataaaataataaataaaagcgAAGAAAGAAAGACCGAGCCACCAGAAATGAAAGCGGGACCATGACTGTTGACCGTCGTAAACCACAGCAACACACTAAAACTAAACCCAATCAAAGCAGAGCTGAACCCAACGACCGCAGAAACCACATCCCTCCAGTTTTTCAGAGGAATTCTACTTTTTCTTATAAAACGGACATTTGACCCCTATAGCCTCAGTAATCTCATCTAGAGCTATTCAAACAAAACGTCAAGCTGCAGACTGCTCCAAGGGCCGTGCTTCACCACCCATACACACAGAGACTCATGTCGCTCACCATGTCCCACTCGGCGCATATGTACGGCCCTGGGCGAAGGATCACCAACAGGCCCGTGTCCTGAGCCAGCTTCAGGAAATATTCCACATCTCTGTCTCCGCTGAAGTCGTAGCGGCCGGGAGACTCTTCGTGGTAGTTCCAGGGAACGTAGCTGCAAATGGAAGAGCGCGTCAGTGTTCAGCGATTCATTCATTAAGTGTGTTTTTATACTACATAAACGCGAAATGTTGCAGGattaaaatgagacaaaataagaataagaaaaGCTTATTCCAGCACTTAAGAGTGAGACCAATAAGCAGGCAACAAAGCTAAAATGTAGattttcattcttttattaGCAATTATAACTAGATATTTATTGAGAATAGTTAAATTCTTATATTCCAAGGGCTGCTGTTCACCAGATTTGTAATTTAAATTCTGTGTAAACCTAATgaaacacactcacacaatGAATAACAactactttttttaacaatttggCTACATTTGGTCTTGCAAGGACACCTTTAATTGGTTCTTTATGCGAAATAGATGCTGCATATTTCCAGTGAGTACTATGTTAGATCAGACATCCTTAGGGCCCAGGTGTCCTGCAGGTTTTGGAAGGGTACAGCTGTCTGAAACGCTTACATTATCTCCTCAGGATGGCTGCAGAAACTTGTTAACCcccagtttatttaatttccggTTGTGGCAGCaggaaacatgcaggacagtggacCCTGAAGACCACTTTAATGAATTATGCTTTCACTGACCAAAGTAGTTGTTATCCACGATCAAGcatctttattttaaactaaagaaAGATAAACTAATAGCAACTTTCTATGTGTTAAAAGCCAGTAGTTTTGCATATTTGACCTTGTTCTTATCACAAAACGAGTTTCCTTAGAAACTGATCATAATTTACCTATGCGTTGTGTGCAACTGGCTCAGATAAACGCAGTGtgcaatttgcaaaaaaaacagagggggggatcatttcctcgattaatcacatGTCAAtaggtaactcgagattaattgcaaattaattgtatgttttatccttttatttctgaaagtgtaatagcctgtttgggcattttaatatgcaatttttcaataaatgacactaataaaatacatgcttgtacaaaaaatatttgtattttgttatttttcaagcacttttgagaattggaatgaaaacatcctggtgccaaatgttaaactctggactatgatggctaaatgactaatcatgacgccctgatgtttacacaatgtgtaaataaatttgtaaataaataccatgctgatatatttttttgcctcttaaacaaagatagacatggtattaggcattaataaaaaatttacatttcaataaagtcataagttttattgttcattttttcaCTCTATCACACACAcgcatctaattctgagctttcacaccaacaataacttctttgaaaatttttgcttgctgtttatatccatattcatagagtttaagcctggaaaaaggttttaaatttccaggtcattccagtcttacactttgcttgcagctgggcaggagcttaataccctgaaagagactgtttaagAACtgattagtaactccaggtccttcgtttggcaacgtgattcagccttagtttgtcaaatacagagaaaacaaattaataagcattaaagtacggtttatgggttgggtttctgcaataaACGCCTGATGTATCACACACGGTTCCTGATTTATAACTGGTAAGACAACACACTGTAattgtgcgcgtgtgtgtgcgtgtgtgtgcgtgtgtgtaggAGTCATACGTCTGGATGGCGTTCAGTCCTGCCATGTACATCTTCAGCAGCCGGTCCTTCCAGTAGGCCCTGGGGATCCGGCTGTAGTGGATGCTTCCTGATATGTACCGAAACTGCTCCCCATCCTTGCGGAAGCAGTCGTTCTTGTAGTCCACGCTGAACGTTGGAGACGTCCCGAGCTGCAGGGCAAAACACAATCATGTGCCGGCAGAATGCAGACATACACCTGCTGTTTGCTCATAAGGACCCGT
It encodes:
- the glb1 gene encoding beta-galactosidase is translated as MSVLTFNSVFLLLPLLFGLSLGTSPTFSVDYKNDCFRKDGEQFRYISGSIHYSRIPRAYWKDRLLKMYMAGLNAIQTYVPWNYHEESPGRYDFSGDRDVEYFLKLAQDTGLLVILRPGPYICAEWDMGGLPAWLLNKKNIVLRSSDPDYIAAVDKWMGKLLPMMKPYLYQNGGPIITVQVENEYGSYFTCDYNYMRHLTTLFRAHLGDEVVLFTTDGAGVNYLKCGSIQGLYATVDFGPGANITAAFGAQRQAEPQGPLVNSEFYTGWLDHWGSRHSVVSSAAVAKSLSQMLAVEANVNLYMFIGGSNFGYWNGANSPYGAQPTSYDYDAPLSEAGDLTEKYFAIRDVIGMYSKVPEGPVPPTTPKYAYGPVRMKKLQTVLDAAETLSFSGPVKSAYPQTFTDLNQAFGFVLYRTTLPVNCSQPTPLSSPLNGVHDRAYVSVDGVAVGILERNKVLSVNVTGKAGSQVDILVENMGRINYGREINDFKGLVTNLTLGQVSLTGWTMYSLNIDEAVRQGLLGEKPPARVAPGQPAALSSPAFYKGTFIIPDGIPDLPQDTYIKLPGWKKGQIWINGFNVGRYWPARGPQVTLFVPASILSTAAPNNVTVLELEADPCSSQRCTVEFTATPILNTTVFSEHQPHQKLFTKEDLL